In Gordonia sp. SL306, the genomic window ATCGATTCCACTGCATCATTCCTTCTGCGCTCCCAGGTCCCAACGTGGCGAACGCTTCGACAGGAACGCGGTCATGCCCTCGCGGGCCTCGTCGGAACCGAACAGGGCGGCCGACTCGTCGGCGCGCTGCCGGGCCAGGCCGCGGAAGCTCGACAACACGGTTGCCGTGGTGAGCATCTTCGACGCGCCAAGCCCCTGCGGGGAGGCACGCCGGATTCCCGCCAGCACCGATGTCAGACCGGCATCGAGGTCGTCGGCCGACGCGAATGCCTCGGTGACGAGCCCGATCTCGACCGCGGTCGACGGGTCGAAGGTCTCGCCGGTGAGGAAATACCGGCCAGAGGCCCGCGCGGTCATCTTCGGCAGCAGCACCAAGGAGATCACCGACGGTGCCAGTCCGAGCCTGGCCTCGGTGAGCGCGAACGTGCACCGAGGTCCCACCAGCGCAATGTCGGCTGCACCGAGAAGCCCGAAGCCACCGGCCCGGACGTGTCCGTCGACCTTGGCGATGACCGGCTTCGGCATCTCCAGGATGACCCGCATCAGGTCGAGCATCGCCGACGTACCCATCGCGGACGCCTCTTCGACGTCGGCGCCCCGCGCGAGTGCCTCACTCAGATCCGCACCGGCACAGAATGTCCCACCGGTGTGCGTAAGCACGACGGCACGGATGCCGGCGTCGCGTTCGGCGGCACGCAAACCGTCGAGAAGCTGGGCGACCAGCGCCTCGCCCAGTGCGTTGCGATTCGCCGGAGAGTCCAGTGTGAGCGTCAGGATCTCGTCGGCGATATCGGTGTGAACGACTTCGGTCATCGGCGAGCTCCTCAGTACGACTTGGGCAGACCAAGACTGGTCTGCGCGACGAAGTTCAGGATCATCTCCCGGCTCACCGGCGCGATCCGCGCGATACGGGCCAGGCTGAGCATCGGTGCCAGGCCGTACTCACTCGTCAATCCGTTGCCGCCCATCGAATGTACGGCGTGGTCGACGATCTTGACGCACGCCTCGGCCGCCGCGTACTTGGCCATGTTCGCCGGTTCGGCCGCGCCCCAGTCATCACCTGCGTCGTACAGCGTGGCGGCCTTCTGCATCATCAGCTTGGCCATCTCGATCTGGACCTTGCCTTCTGCCAGCGGATGCGCGATCGCCTGATGCGCACCGATCGGCGTCTTCCATACCGTTCGGTCGTTCACGTAGGCGACGGCCTTGTCCAGGGCGAAGCGGCCCATACCGACCGCGGACGCCGCGGCCATGATGCGTTCGGGATTGAGCCCGGCGAACAACTGACTCAACGCCGCGTCCTCGGAACCGACCAGCGCGTCGGCAGGCAGCCGGACATCGTCGAGAAAGATCTGGAACTGCTTCTCCGGGTTCTGTAGTTCCATGTCGATCATCGTCGCTTCGAAACCCGTTGCGTCGGTGGGCACGATGAACAGCGCGGGCTTGAGCTTGCCGGTCTTGGCGTCCTCGGTGCGCGCGACGATGAGCACGGCCTCGGCCTGGTCGACACCGGAGATGAAGACCTTACGGCCGGTCAGCAGCCACTCGTCGCCGTCGCGGCGCGCGGTGGTGGTGATCTGGTGCGAGTTCGATCCGGCATCGGGCTCGGTGATGCCGAACGCCATGGTGATCGTGCCGTCTGCCAGGCCCGGAATCCACTGCTGCTTCTGCTCATCGGTGCCGAAACGGGCGATGATGTTGCCACAGATGGCCGGTGAGACGACGAGCATCAACAGCCCGGTCCCGGCCGCGGCGATCTCCTCCATCACGATCGAGAGCTCGTACATGCCGGCACCACCGCCGCCGTACTCCTCCGGCAGGTTGACCCCGATGAATCCGAGTTTCCCTGCTTCGGACCACATCTCGTCGGTCTTGCGTCCCTCACGCGCGCACTCGCGGAAGTACTCCTGACCGTACTTCGCGGCGAAGGCCGCCACCGAGGCCCGCAGGTCCGCCCGTTCCGAGCTCTCCACGAATGGGTTGGCGGCGATGTCATCCAGGTGTGCGGTCATCCGACTCTCTCCTCTTGCTTCGGGTTGTCCGAGTGGTCCTCTGCGGCGGCGGTGCCGGCGTCATCACCGTCGTCTGCGCTGATCACCGCCAGTACGTCACCGACGGAAAGCTGTTGTCCGGGTTCGACCGACAGCGTGGCGACCACGCCGTCGGTGGGTGCGGTCACGGTGTGTTCCATCTTCATCGCCTCGAGCCAGAGCATCGGTTGCCCGGCGACCACACGCTCCCCCTCGATGACCGCGACCCGGATGACGGCACCCGGCATCGGCGCGAGCAGTGAGCCCGGGCGCGCCACCGCGGACGGATCGACGAACCGCGGCACCCGCCGCAGTGACACAGCGACACCGGGTCCGTCGACGAAGGCGTGATCGCCATGGCGCGCGACGGTCAGGGTGCGGCGGACTCCGTTGACAGAGACGACGACGCGACCCGGGGACGTCCGGACGACCGAGACGTCGGGCAGGTCCGGCAGATCGATGCCGCCCCGCCCGTG contains:
- a CDS encoding enoyl-CoA hydratase family protein; protein product: MTEVVHTDIADEILTLTLDSPANRNALGEALVAQLLDGLRAAERDAGIRAVVLTHTGGTFCAGADLSEALARGADVEEASAMGTSAMLDLMRVILEMPKPVIAKVDGHVRAGGFGLLGAADIALVGPRCTFALTEARLGLAPSVISLVLLPKMTARASGRYFLTGETFDPSTAVEIGLVTEAFASADDLDAGLTSVLAGIRRASPQGLGASKMLTTATVLSSFRGLARQRADESAALFGSDEAREGMTAFLSKRSPRWDLGAQKE
- a CDS encoding acyl-CoA dehydrogenase family protein — encoded protein: MTAHLDDIAANPFVESSERADLRASVAAFAAKYGQEYFRECAREGRKTDEMWSEAGKLGFIGVNLPEEYGGGGAGMYELSIVMEEIAAAGTGLLMLVVSPAICGNIIARFGTDEQKQQWIPGLADGTITMAFGITEPDAGSNSHQITTTARRDGDEWLLTGRKVFISGVDQAEAVLIVARTEDAKTGKLKPALFIVPTDATGFEATMIDMELQNPEKQFQIFLDDVRLPADALVGSEDAALSQLFAGLNPERIMAAASAVGMGRFALDKAVAYVNDRTVWKTPIGAHQAIAHPLAEGKVQIEMAKLMMQKAATLYDAGDDWGAAEPANMAKYAAAEACVKIVDHAVHSMGGNGLTSEYGLAPMLSLARIARIAPVSREMILNFVAQTSLGLPKSY